The genomic segment CTTGTGGAGCTTTTCTTTCGCCCAGTCCTTGGCCTCTTCGGCCTTCTCGGACACCCGGTTACCGACCTTCTTCGCGGCTTCCGAGATCGAGTCGCCGGCTTCCTTCAGCTTGCCCTGGATGGTATCCGCCATGATCGGACTCCTTTGCACGTGTGATTGGGTGATTGCAAGTTCGCCGGGGTTATCGGCCCGGCGGCCGTTATGAACGAAAGAGTTGCAATCACCGTGCCAGAGCCGCATGCGGTACGGCTATCCGATCAGTTTGCGGAGTTCCTTGACGTGCTTCGGCACAGCCACCTTTGGATCCTCCTTGGCTTCGTACTCCAGCGCGACGTAGCCGTGGAAGTTCGCGTCCTTCAGGATCTTCACCACCCTGGCGAGGTCGGCGTCCGCCGTTTTGCCGCCGGGGGACACTTCCGTCTTCACCTGCGACACCACGCCGTAGGGGGCGATTTTCGCGATATCGGCGTAGGGGTCGGCGGTGCGGAAGTTGCCCGTGTCGATGTTCACACCGAGCCACTTGCTCTTCACCGGCTTCACGAGTTCGAGCAGGTGTTCCGGCGTGTCGGTGATGCCGCCGTGGTTCTCCAGCGCGAGGTACACCCCCAACTTTTCGGCCACCACGCAGCACTCGTTGATCGCCGCGACCACGCGCTTCTGGGCCTCTCCGAGCGTGTCACCTTTCTCCAGGTTCCCGGCGAAGATGCGGACCGTCGTCGCGCCCGCCGTCGCGGCCCGCGCGGTCCAGTCCTTCACCTTCTGGATCTCGGCCTTGTACTTCGCCTCGTCCCGCACGCAGAAGTTGTTGCCGACCGGCACGCCGGAGATCGCGAGCTTCTTCTTGGTCGCGTGCGCGCGGAGCTTCTCGGCGTAAGCGTCCGTCGTTTCGGCCCAGTAATAGGACGTGAGTTCGACGGCGTCGAGCGGCAGGTCGGCCGCGAGATCGATGAACTCGAACAGCGTCATCGCCGGGTTCTTCAGGTCGAGGCCCTGGCGGTAGCTGTACGCGGCGAGCGACAGCTTCAGGTCCGGCTTGTCCGACGGGCGCCGGATCGGGTCGATGGCCCGGCCCGTGCCGGACCGCAAGACCGAAGGAGCAACAAGAGACGCGGCGAGGAACTGGCGGCGAGAGAGGGACACGGCAGCCTCCGAACGTGTGGGGCGAGTGGCCCAATTGTGCCAGAGGCGCCGGCCCGCGGCCAGCGCGAAGAACCGAACGCTTTGGTCACTTTCCCGAGGCACCCGAGCCCGATGATGCGTTCGCATGTTATTGAGAGGGTGAGGCTCCGGCTGAACACAGCGACGCGGCTCGGCCGTTGCGATCTGGGGGCGGAGGTGTTACCCCCGTAACACCCC from the Frigoriglobus tundricola genome contains:
- a CDS encoding sugar phosphate isomerase/epimerase family protein — protein: MSLSRRQFLAASLVAPSVLRSGTGRAIDPIRRPSDKPDLKLSLAAYSYRQGLDLKNPAMTLFEFIDLAADLPLDAVELTSYYWAETTDAYAEKLRAHATKKKLAISGVPVGNNFCVRDEAKYKAEIQKVKDWTARAATAGATTVRIFAGNLEKGDTLGEAQKRVVAAINECCVVAEKLGVYLALENHGGITDTPEHLLELVKPVKSKWLGVNIDTGNFRTADPYADIAKIAPYGVVSQVKTEVSPGGKTADADLARVVKILKDANFHGYVALEYEAKEDPKVAVPKHVKELRKLIG